In Borreliella burgdorferi B31, the sequence AAGTGGTTATGTTACATGGGCAAAATCTGGTGATTTAAAAGATATAAAAGATAAAAATAACAATTTAATTGAAAATCTTAGAGAGCTTAAGTATTCTTATATTTTTTCACCCATCCGATTCAAAACTTATTCATTGCTTACCTTTAGCTATACTTAATTATAGCATTAATGACAATAACTATAAAATATTCGGTCAAGAAGTACCTATAGCTAAGATAATAGCATTTGAATCAACTGAAGAGTTTGAAAACAAATATGAAATCAAAAGTTTAAAACTAAATTCTGAAGAGTCGAATATTGATTTTGAACAAAATAGAACTGGTTTTGCCAAAATCAATTTAAAAGAAACTTCAAGGGAACCTCAATACATTTATTCATATAATTTTGGGGTTTTTGACAATTCCTTAGTAGATTATTTTAAGCTCTTTTACAAGAAAAGTAAATGCAACTATATGCCTGCATATCTTACTATAAAAGATAAACAAACAAATAAAGATAAAACCTACGAAATCATATTAAATCTAAAGCTATTTAATAATACTATTAGATTAATATTTAATAAGTATTCAAATTTATCAAAAGAAAAATTAAAACTTTTTACTGATGAATGATAAAAATTGAATAAGAAAAGCAAAGACAAAAATTTATCAATTAATGTAAATAAATACAATTCAAAATTGATAAAGTTGTGTGACATATTCGGCATCTCAACTTGTCGATTTAAAAGTATTGATAATAAAAACCAATTTTAGCCCTTTTTCAAAGATGTTATTTAATTAATCGGTTTTACTTATTAAGGCTAATATTAAATATTTAGAATATTTAAATTTTCAAGACCGCAAGTATCAAATATTTATTTCTCAATGGACCGGATTATATTATTATTAAAATAATTAAACTTGTTAAAAATCAATCAAGGATATATAAAACAGATTTTTTAAAATATTATAAAACTTTTGATAATAAAAGTATCCTTGTATTATATATAATAATATTTTTAATTAAATAGATAAAATATATTATTGATATTGAATTTGATTAAATAATTAAGCATACTAAATACAGAGCCATTCAAGGAGAGTATTTATGAAATACTATATATGTGTGTGTGTTTTTTTGCTTTTGAATGCTTGCAATTCAGATTTTAGCACTAATCAAGAAGATATTAAATATCCATCTGATAAAGAGAAATCAAAATCCAACATGGAAGCAAGCTCTAAAGAAGAAGATCCAAATAAAAAAATAAAAAATACACTGCTTAATGATTTAATAAATTTGATAGAAATAGCTAATGAGCATAAAGAAAAATATGAAAAAAGAATGCAAGAAGAACCTTCAGATCAATACGGAATATTGGCTTTCCAGGAATTAGACTTGTCCGTTGGAAAAATATCTGAAGACACCCCGCAATCTAAAAAATTTAGAAAAAACACCTATTCTCCCTTAAGCGCTATTGATGTCAATAAATTAAAAGATCTTTCAGAGATTATAAGAAATTCGGGCCAAATACAAGGTTTATTTAATATTTTCAACAGATTCGGAGGCATTTTTGACGACTCACTTAATCACGTATATTCTAAAAAAGATATCCTAGGGGGACTAGAAATTTTGGATTTAGATAAACTAAAAAATTCGTTTGAAAAATTACTATCTATAAAAGAAACTTTCTCAAAAATGCTAAATCAACTTTTATTAGATTATAAAAATGATAAAGATCATATACGAACAGAGACAAATAAACTTAAATCTCATACAACTGCACTTTTCGAACAACTTGATAAAAAAGAAGACGAAGCATATGAACCTAAAAATCAGATATTTTCAATAAGTAACCTTTAAAAAAAGATTCAACTCCATATATAAAATTTAAAAATTGTGCTAACATTCATTTATAAAAACTTAATTATTAGGAGGTAATATTAATATGAAAAAATTTTCACATTAATATTAATTTTTAGTTTAACAATGCAAATCTTTGCACAAGAGAAACTTGAAAAAGGTGTTGGAGATATTGCAACCGTAATGAAATATGAAAGTAAAAAAGCAACCATATTAGCACCATTACTTTTGAACATCTTTTTATCTTTAGGAATAGGATCCTTTGTTCAAGGAGATTATATTGGTGGTGGTGCACTACTTGGCTCTCAAGTGCTTGGAGGAATACTTATAATGGCTGGATACATGACCGGGGATATTGGATTCGTTACAGAAAGCACAGCAACAGTAATAACCGGAGGAGTATTATCAGGAATAGGAGGGCTCACAATTGCAGCATCCTACATCACTGGAATTATCATTCCATTTAAATTTGCTAATAGATACAACGCAGACCTTAAAAAAAGACTCGGCATTGCACTTGCGGGGCTTGAACCCAATTTTGACATTGGAATAAACGGGGATTCCAACTATCGTTTAAAAAATCCTATTGAATATCAATTTACCTGGGGTTAAGAGAGATTATTAATGCAAATAATCTCTCTTCAAAGCCTACTAAAAAAATTCATTGATACTATTTCGAAATCAAGAATTACATAAATAACTTTTTGTCTCAATTCACAAAAGTTTTTTAAATTTCACAAGATTTACCTAAACTAAAGTAGTAATAAA encodes:
- a CDS encoding lipoprotein P35, whose protein sequence is MKYYICVCVFLLLNACNSDFSTNQEDIKYPSDKEKSKSNMEASSKEEDPNKKIKNTLLNDLINLIEIANEHKEKYEKRMQEEPSDQYGILAFQELDLSVGKISEDTPQSKKFRKNTYSPLSAIDVNKLKDLSEIIRNSGQIQGLFNIFNRFGGIFDDSLNHVYSKKDILGGLEILDLDKLKNSFEKLLSIKETFSKMLNQLLLDYKNDKDHIRTETNKLKSHTTALFEQLDKKEDEAYEPKNQIFSISNL